In Tenrec ecaudatus isolate mTenEca1 chromosome 4, mTenEca1.hap1, whole genome shotgun sequence, a single window of DNA contains:
- the LOC142446902 gene encoding olfactory receptor 52I2-like, producing the protein MMLGLQCNYTMESPASFFLVGVPGWQASHLWLAISLTAMYFVALLGNILIMTVIWMDSNLQEPMYWFLCVLAAVDIVMASSVVPKMVRIFCAGDSYISFNACFTQMYFAHAATAVESGLLLAMAFDRYIAICKPLHYQRILTPHKMSGMAVVIIVRAIVFMTPLSWMVSHLPFCGSNVILHSYCEHIAVAKLACADPMPSSLYSLIGSSIIVGSDVAFIAASYNLILQAVFGLSSKNAQLKALSTCGSHMGVMALYYLPGMASIYVASLGKDLVPLHTQVLLADLYLVIPPTLNPIIYGLRTKQIRERIWGLLMHCLFDVNLGS; encoded by the coding sequence ATGATGCTGGGGCTACAATGCAACTATACAATGGAGTCCCCTGccagcttcttccttgtgggtgtcCCAGGGTGGCAGGCCTCACATCTTTGGCTGGCTATCTCACTGACTGCTATGTACTTCGTGGCCCTGCTGGGAAACATCCTCATCATGACCGTAATCTGGATGGATTCCAATCTACAAGAGCCGATGTACTGGTTCCTGTGTGTTCTGGCTGCTGTGGACATTGTTATGGCTTCTTCTGTAGTACCCAAGATGGTGCGCATCTTCTGTGCAGGAGACAGCTACATAAGCTTTAATGCTTGTTtcactcagatgtattttgcccATGCTGCCACAGCTGTGGAGTCTGGGCTGCTTCTGGCCATGGCTTTCGATCGCTATATAGCCATCTGCAAGCCCCTACACTACCAGAGAATCCTCACCCCTCACAAGATGTCGGGAATGGCTGTAGTCATCATTGTCCGAGCAATCGTATTTATGACTCCATTGAGTTGGATGGTGAGTCATCTTCCTTTCTGTGGCTCCAATGTGATTCTCCATTCCTACTGTGAGCACATAGCTGTGGCCAAGTTGGCATGTGCTGACCCGATGCCCAGCAGTCTCTATAGTCTGATTGGTTCTTCCATTATTGTGGGCTCTGATGTGGCCTTCATTGCTGCCTCCTATAACCTGATTCTCCAAGCTGTATTTGGTCTTTCCTCAAAAAATGCTCAGTTGAAAGCATTAAGTACATGCGGTTCCCACATGGGGGTTATGGCTCTATACTACCTACCTGGAATGGCATCCATCTATGTGGCTTCGCTAGGGAAAGACTTAGTACCCTTGCATACGCAAGTGTTGCTAGCGGACCTATACCTGGTTATCCCACCCACCCTAAACCCCATCATCTATGGCTTGAGGACTAAACAAATACGGGAGCGAATATGGGGTTTATTAATGCATTGCCTCTTTGACGTCAATCTGGGTTCATGA